From a region of the Phragmites australis chromosome 21, lpPhrAust1.1, whole genome shotgun sequence genome:
- the LOC133903332 gene encoding folylpolyglutamate synthase-like yields the protein MIRWCGSGASVATGSAEYEEVLGCLASLITQKVRADTGNRGNRWGLMAKYVQLEEPIEQLKVVHVAGTKGKVDVAVLEVGLGGNYDATNVVRAPVVCGISPLGYDHMEILGNTLGEIAGEKAGILKKGVLAYTVPQPEETMSVLMHRASELGSSLSSPAFGPSEIRRSTSWTAW from the exons ATGATTCGGTGGTGCGGGTCGGGTGCAAGTGTGGCCACGGGGTCGGCGGAGTACGAGGAGGTGCTCGGGTGTCTCGCGTCGCTGATCACGCAGAAGGTGCGCGCGGACACCGGCAACCGCGGCAACCGGTGGGGGCTCATGGCCAAGTACGTGCAG CTGGAGGAGCCGATCGAGCAGTTGAAGGTGGTGCACGTTGCCGGGACCAAAGGGA AGGTGGATGTAGCTGTGCTCGAGGTTGGTTTGGGAGGGAATTATGATGCAACAAATGTG GTCAGAGCACCTGTAGTTTGTGGAATATCACCCCTTGGATATGATCATATGGAAATTCTTG GAAATACACTTGGAGAAATTGCTGGAGAGAAAGCTGGAATACTTAAG AAAGGAGTTCTGGCCTATACAGTTCCACAGCCAGAAGAGACAATGTCTGTACTGATGCATCGAGCGTCTGAATTGG gtTCCTCTCTGAGTAGTCCAGCCTTTGGACCCTCAGAAATTAGAAGATCAACCTCTTGGACTGCATGGTGA
- the LOC133903330 gene encoding LIM domain-containing protein WLIM1-like isoform X1, translating to MTVRDPQRLLPRLVGFHFEQALFVPNQSKYNKLGSLASPPLEREQVDLPWQSSLQRVWESLPHSNEGLNGAKYSRTNSVFESLPLAIKWLRETAQQNPSTQFQIASRTTSLASDAATAKAHFRCATSPPWMGFFTARPILNNCSRRQAPSAKTSLEVRRQIMNRYRVLNSKAPNKLSSMFCGTQDKCVACKKMVYPLEKMTLESEPYHKTCFKCAHGGCLLTTASYAALNGILYCQHHFWQLFKETGSYNNLLKPALTKNAEETEAAEPAKADPEMEATKEEAPPEATYT from the exons ATGACTgtaagagatcctcagagattACTTCCACGTCTTGTAG GGTTCCACTTTGAGCAGGCTCTATTTGTGCCAAATCAATCGAAGTACAACAAGCTTGGTTCCCTTGCATCGCCACCTTTAGAGCGTGAGCAAGTTGATTTGCCATGGCAGTCATCACTCCAAAGGGTGTGGGAAAGTCTGCCTCACAGCAATGAAG GTCTAAATGGTGCAAAGTACAGTAGGACTAACTCAGTTTTTGAATCTCTTCCACTGGCAATTAAGTGGCTAAGGGAAACTGCTCAACAAAACCCATCGACTCAATTTCAG ATAGCATCCCGTACCACAAGTCTTGCTTCAGATGCAGCCACTGCAAAGGCACACTTTCG ATGTGCAACTTCTCCTCCATGGATGGGGTTCTTTACTGCAAGACCCATTTTGAACAACTGTTCAAGGAGACAGGCACCTTCAGCAAAAACTTCCCTAGAG GTGCGAAGGCAAATAATGAACAGGTACCGTGTTCTCAAT TCTAAGGCCCCCAACAAGCTATCCTCTATGTTCTGTGGAACTCAAGACAAGTGTGTTGCTTGCAAGAAGATGGTGTACCCATTGGAGAAG ATGACCTTGGAGAGCGAGCCCTACCATAAGACCTGCTTCAAATGCGCTCACGGCGGGTGCCTCCTTACAACCGCCTCGTACGCTGCCCTCAACGGGATCCTCTACTGCCAGCACCACTTTTGGCAGCTGTTCAAGGAGACGGGCAGCTACAACAACTTGCTCAAGCCTGCATTGACGAAGAACGCCGAGGAAACCGAAGCCGCCGAGCCTGCAAAGGCAGATCCAGAGATGGAGGCAACCAAGGAAGAGGCACCACCGGAGGCAACCTACACGTGA
- the LOC133903333 gene encoding uncharacterized protein LOC133903333: protein MATCKGSFECMLRLLNFFLTLAGLAMVGYGIYLLVEWMKISGDDGRESPVEVLVFGQPLLTAVALLVGLSEDERCERLHRMPKRVAKAFPTTPEVSLLGHRWETWSARNELEKKPIKMVCSHVSCIVLYT, encoded by the exons ATGGCGACGTGCAAGGGGTCCTTCGAGTGCATGCTCAGActgctcaacttcttcctcacCCTCGCCGGCCTAGCCATGGTCGGATACGGGATCTACCTGCTCGTCGAGTGGATGAAGATATCAGGTGACGACGGTAGGGAATCGCCGGTGGAGGTGCTCGTCTTCGGCCAGCCATTGCTCACAGCCGTGGCGCTGCTAGTGGGGCTCAGCGAGGACGAGCGCTGCGAGAGGCTACACCGAATGCCCAAGCGTGTAGCCAAGGCCTTCCCGACAACACCCGAG GTGTCGCTTCTTGGGCACAGATGGGAAACTTGGTCGGCTCGTAATGAATTGGAGAAAAAACCAATAAAAATGGTATGTTCGCATGTTTCCTGCATTGTATTGTACACTTGA
- the LOC133903330 gene encoding LIM domain-containing protein PLIM2b-like isoform X2 — translation MTFSGTQDKCKACAKIVHFIDLLTADSIPYHKSCFRCSHCKGTLSMCNFSSMDGVLYCKTHFEQLFKETGTFSKNFPRGAKANNEQSKAPNKLSSMFCGTQDKCVACKKMVYPLEKMTLESEPYHKTCFKCAHGGCLLTTASYAALNGILYCQHHFWQLFKETGSYNNLLKPALTKNAEETEAAEPAKADPEMEATKEEAPPEATYT, via the exons ATGACATTCTCTGGTACACAGGACAAGTGCAAGGCTTGTGCTAAAATCGTGCATTTCATTGATCTTCTCACTGCAGATAGCATCCCGTACCACAAGTCTTGCTTCAGATGCAGCCACTGCAAAGGCACACTTTCG ATGTGCAACTTCTCCTCCATGGATGGGGTTCTTTACTGCAAGACCCATTTTGAACAACTGTTCAAGGAGACAGGCACCTTCAGCAAAAACTTCCCTAGAG GTGCGAAGGCAAATAATGAACAG TCTAAGGCCCCCAACAAGCTATCCTCTATGTTCTGTGGAACTCAAGACAAGTGTGTTGCTTGCAAGAAGATGGTGTACCCATTGGAGAAG ATGACCTTGGAGAGCGAGCCCTACCATAAGACCTGCTTCAAATGCGCTCACGGCGGGTGCCTCCTTACAACCGCCTCGTACGCTGCCCTCAACGGGATCCTCTACTGCCAGCACCACTTTTGGCAGCTGTTCAAGGAGACGGGCAGCTACAACAACTTGCTCAAGCCTGCATTGACGAAGAACGCCGAGGAAACCGAAGCCGCCGAGCCTGCAAAGGCAGATCCAGAGATGGAGGCAACCAAGGAAGAGGCACCACCGGAGGCAACCTACACGTGA